A window from Pseudomonas alloputida encodes these proteins:
- the brnQ gene encoding branched-chain amino acid transport system II carrier protein, whose translation MKVLKGQDILALGFMTFALFVGAGNIIFPPIVGLQSGPHVWMAALGFLVTAVGLPVITVVALAKVGGGMDALSSPIGKFFGGLLAAVCYLSVGPLFATPRTATVSFEVGVAPLTGESPLALFIYSLVYFIVVLAVSMYPGKLLDTVGRFLAPLKIIALAVLGIAAFALPAGSIGDAQPAYAAAAFSKGFSDGYLTMDTLGALVFGIVIVNAIRSRGVESPRLITRYAIIAGLIAGVGLALVYISLFRLGATSHDIAADATNGAAVLHAYVQHTFGSLGSGFLAVLIALACLVTAVGLTCACAEYFSQILPLSYRALVVILAGFSLLISNLGLTKLIMFSIPVLTAIYPPCIVVVGLSFVKDLWNSPTRILAPVMLVSLLFGMVDAIKGSSLAHVLPDFMAHLPLSDAGMAWLVPSVVTLVGAVACDRMLGKPREALA comes from the coding sequence TATCCTGGCGCTTGGCTTTATGACGTTTGCGCTTTTCGTGGGTGCAGGCAATATCATCTTCCCGCCTATCGTCGGCCTGCAGTCTGGCCCGCACGTATGGATGGCGGCCCTGGGCTTCCTGGTCACTGCCGTGGGCCTGCCGGTCATCACGGTGGTCGCCCTGGCCAAGGTCGGTGGCGGCATGGATGCACTGAGCAGCCCGATCGGCAAGTTCTTCGGCGGCCTGCTGGCAGCCGTGTGCTACCTGTCGGTCGGCCCATTGTTCGCCACCCCGCGTACGGCCACCGTGTCGTTCGAAGTGGGCGTTGCACCGCTGACCGGTGAAAGCCCGCTGGCGCTGTTCATCTACAGCCTGGTGTACTTCATCGTCGTGCTGGCCGTGTCCATGTACCCTGGCAAGTTGCTCGACACCGTGGGCCGCTTCCTGGCACCGTTGAAGATCATTGCCCTGGCCGTACTGGGCATCGCTGCCTTCGCGCTGCCCGCCGGTAGCATTGGTGACGCACAGCCTGCCTATGCTGCCGCTGCGTTCTCCAAGGGCTTCTCTGATGGCTACCTGACCATGGATACCCTGGGTGCCCTTGTGTTCGGTATCGTCATTGTCAATGCCATTCGCTCGCGCGGTGTCGAGTCGCCGAGGCTGATTACCCGCTACGCCATCATCGCCGGCCTGATCGCCGGTGTCGGGCTGGCCCTGGTCTACATCAGCCTGTTCCGCCTGGGTGCCACCAGCCACGACATCGCGGCTGACGCCACCAACGGTGCGGCGGTGCTGCATGCCTACGTACAGCATACCTTCGGCTCCCTGGGCAGCGGCTTCCTGGCCGTGCTGATCGCGCTGGCCTGCCTGGTGACCGCGGTTGGCCTGACCTGTGCCTGCGCCGAGTACTTCAGCCAGATCCTGCCGCTGTCGTACCGCGCGCTGGTGGTGATCCTCGCCGGCTTCTCGCTGCTGATTTCCAACCTTGGCCTGACCAAGCTGATCATGTTCTCGATCCCGGTGCTCACCGCCATTTATCCGCCGTGCATCGTGGTGGTTGGCCTGAGCTTCGTGAAAGACCTGTGGAACTCGCCAACGCGCATCCTGGCACCCGTGATGCTGGTATCGCTGTTGTTCGGCATGGTCGATGCGATCAAGGGCAGCAGCCTTGCCCACGTGTTGCCAGACTTCATGGCGCACCTGCCATTGAGTGATGCCGGCATGGCCTGGCTGGTACCTTCGGTGGTGACCCTGGTGGGTGCCGTGGCCTGCGACCGCATGCTCGGCAAGCCGCGCGAGGCGCTGGCCTGA
- a CDS encoding PaaI family thioesterase, which translates to MIPHAVRQQLNAAHAVGDYRPLLALIPYAGLIGIECERQGDDVLFRLPASPDNIGNPLLPAIHGGVIAGFMELSAALYLLIYSESASIPKIIDFSIDYLRAGHFRDTYAQCQLWRQGRRVTNVAITAWQGDRQSPIATARAHFKIEPEKPLKSSGQPPSA; encoded by the coding sequence ATGATTCCGCACGCGGTACGCCAGCAGCTCAACGCCGCCCATGCGGTGGGCGACTATCGACCGTTGCTGGCGCTGATTCCCTATGCCGGGCTGATCGGCATCGAATGCGAGCGTCAGGGCGATGACGTGTTGTTCCGCCTGCCGGCCAGCCCGGACAATATCGGCAACCCACTGCTACCGGCCATCCATGGCGGCGTGATCGCCGGCTTCATGGAGCTGTCGGCAGCGCTGTACCTGCTGATCTACAGCGAGAGCGCAAGCATTCCGAAGATCATCGACTTTTCCATCGACTACCTGCGCGCCGGGCATTTTCGCGATACCTACGCCCAGTGCCAGCTGTGGCGCCAGGGTCGGCGGGTGACCAACGTGGCCATCACCGCCTGGCAGGGCGACAGGCAGTCGCCGATTGCCACGGCCCGTGCGCATTTCAAGATCGAACCGGAAAAGCCCTTGAAATCATCCGGGCAGCCCCCATCTGCATGA
- the fabB gene encoding beta-ketoacyl-ACP synthase I: MRRVVITGLGIVSCLGNDKATVTENLRNSRPGIRFNPEYKEMGLRSQVSGSIDLNLEELIDRKVYRFVGHAAAYAYLAMQDAIKDAGLTEEQVSNPRTGLVAGSGGASTLNQMEALDTLREKGVKRVGPYRVTRTMGSTVSACLATPFKIKGINYSISSACATSAHCIGTALEQIQWGKQDIVFAGGGEEEHWSQSFLFDAMGALSTKRNETPELASRAYDADRDGFVIAGGGGMVVVEELEHALARGAKIYAEIVGYGATSDGYDMVAPSGEGAIRCMQQALSTVDTPIDYLNTHGTSTPVGDVAEIKGVRAVFGDKAPKISSTKSLSGHSLGAAGVHEAIYCLLMMENNFIAGSANIDELDAEVADLPILRKTEENAKIDTVMSNSFGFGGTNATLVLKRWEGK; the protein is encoded by the coding sequence ATGCGCCGCGTCGTTATCACTGGTCTGGGCATCGTATCGTGCCTGGGCAATGACAAAGCTACCGTCACCGAAAACCTGCGCAACAGCCGTCCGGGTATCCGTTTCAACCCGGAATACAAGGAAATGGGGCTGCGTAGCCAGGTTTCCGGGTCCATCGACCTCAACCTCGAAGAACTGATCGACCGCAAGGTTTACCGCTTCGTCGGCCATGCGGCTGCCTACGCCTACCTGGCCATGCAGGACGCGATCAAGGACGCTGGCCTGACCGAAGAGCAGGTTTCCAACCCGCGTACCGGCCTGGTGGCGGGTTCCGGCGGCGCCTCGACCCTGAACCAGATGGAAGCGCTGGACACCCTGCGTGAGAAAGGCGTCAAGCGCGTCGGCCCATACCGCGTTACCCGCACCATGGGCAGCACCGTGTCGGCATGCCTGGCCACCCCGTTCAAGATCAAGGGCATCAACTACTCGATCTCGTCGGCCTGCGCCACCTCGGCTCACTGCATCGGTACCGCACTGGAGCAGATCCAGTGGGGCAAGCAGGACATCGTCTTCGCCGGTGGCGGTGAAGAAGAGCACTGGAGCCAGTCGTTCCTGTTCGATGCCATGGGCGCCCTGTCGACCAAGCGCAACGAAACCCCGGAACTGGCCTCGCGCGCCTACGACGCTGACCGTGATGGCTTCGTCATCGCTGGCGGTGGCGGCATGGTCGTGGTCGAGGAACTGGAACACGCCCTGGCCCGCGGCGCCAAGATCTACGCCGAAATCGTTGGCTACGGTGCCACTTCCGACGGCTACGACATGGTTGCACCGAGCGGCGAAGGCGCCATCCGCTGCATGCAGCAGGCGCTCTCCACTGTCGACACCCCGATCGACTACCTGAACACCCACGGTACCTCGACTCCGGTCGGTGACGTGGCCGAGATCAAGGGCGTGCGTGCCGTGTTCGGCGACAAGGCTCCGAAGATCAGCTCTACCAAAAGCCTGTCGGGTCACTCGCTGGGCGCTGCCGGCGTGCACGAGGCGATCTACTGCCTGCTGATGATGGAAAACAACTTCATCGCCGGCTCTGCCAACATCGACGAGCTGGACGCGGAAGTCGCCGACTTGCCAATCCTGCGTAAAACCGAAGAAAACGCCAAGATCGACACGGTCATGAGCAACAGCTTCGGCTTCGGCGGCACCAACGCCACCCTGGTGCTCAAGCGCTGGGAAGGCAAGTAA
- a CDS encoding amidohydrolase family protein, with the protein MTARALACVLLFGWLCQAAQAREYRYSDAHLHYVDFFQESEGMPALIKAMDAAGVEQSMISGIPVAKKWHEDEPKRPRYYAGDDADAYWYSATDTYVAAALQQLPSDQRKRFHPFLSGFNPVDKNAVSHIERMLDLYPGLWQGIGEVFTRHDDLTALTSGDTPRANNEAMTRIYHLAAERDLPVLLHSNITSKRERNPLYLAEIEEPLRNHPHTRFIWAHAGSSMEIHRHQTQMDFLLPVLTRLLEDYPNLYVDLSWSVLQPYLLDEQGAPRKEWLALVEKYPERFMLGSDVVGRFGSLGEQMHGFKPFLDALPESVAHKVARENFLAVLPKARH; encoded by the coding sequence ATGACCGCCAGAGCGCTGGCTTGTGTGCTGTTGTTCGGCTGGCTGTGCCAGGCGGCCCAGGCGCGCGAGTACCGCTACAGTGATGCCCATCTGCACTACGTGGACTTCTTCCAGGAAAGTGAAGGCATGCCGGCGCTGATCAAGGCCATGGATGCTGCAGGGGTTGAGCAGTCGATGATTTCAGGCATACCGGTGGCCAAGAAATGGCACGAAGACGAACCCAAGCGCCCGCGCTACTACGCCGGTGATGACGCTGATGCCTACTGGTACAGCGCCACTGATACTTACGTGGCGGCGGCGCTGCAGCAATTGCCAAGTGATCAGCGCAAGCGCTTCCACCCGTTCCTCAGCGGTTTCAACCCGGTGGACAAGAATGCGGTCAGCCATATCGAGCGCATGCTCGATTTGTACCCGGGCCTTTGGCAGGGCATCGGCGAGGTGTTCACCCGACATGATGACCTGACAGCGCTGACCAGTGGCGACACGCCACGTGCCAATAATGAGGCCATGACGCGTATCTACCATCTGGCGGCCGAGCGCGACCTGCCTGTGCTGCTGCATTCCAACATCACCTCCAAGCGCGAGCGCAACCCGCTGTACCTGGCGGAGATCGAAGAGCCGCTGCGCAATCACCCGCATACGCGATTCATCTGGGCGCACGCGGGCAGCAGCATGGAGATACACCGCCACCAGACGCAGATGGACTTTCTACTGCCGGTGCTGACGCGATTGTTGGAGGACTACCCGAACCTGTATGTCGATTTGTCGTGGAGTGTGCTGCAACCGTATTTGCTGGATGAGCAGGGCGCGCCGCGCAAGGAATGGCTGGCGCTGGTCGAGAAGTACCCGGAGCGGTTCATGCTGGGGTCGGATGTGGTGGGGCGGTTTGGCAGCCTGGGGGAGCAGATGCACGGGTTCAAGCCGTTTCTGGATGCCTTGCCGGAGTCGGTGGCGCACAAGGTGGCCCGGGAGAATTTTCTGGCGGTGTTGCCCAAGGCGCGCCATTAG
- a CDS encoding dienelactone hydrolase family protein translates to MSKVIVESLVYHLSGKTYESRLVYEPGALGRPGLVMAPNWMGIGEGAERIAKEVAEKGYVVLIADLYGQSVRPSNADEAGVAMMPLKNDRGELRKRMQEALAQLLGQSKALLEPGKVATFGFCFGGCCALELARSGADLRAAVSFHGTLDTPNPEDAKRIKGSVLVLHGASDPLVPKEQLPAFEDEMNAAKVDWQLLSYGGAVHSFTDPNANMPGKMQYDRRTSERAFRSMHNLLSEVFQR, encoded by the coding sequence ATGAGCAAAGTAATCGTCGAATCGCTGGTTTATCACCTGTCTGGCAAGACCTACGAAAGCCGTTTGGTCTATGAGCCGGGTGCGCTGGGCCGCCCAGGGCTGGTGATGGCGCCGAACTGGATGGGCATTGGTGAAGGTGCCGAGCGCATTGCCAAGGAAGTGGCCGAGAAGGGCTATGTGGTGCTGATCGCCGACCTGTACGGGCAATCGGTGCGCCCGTCCAATGCCGATGAGGCAGGCGTGGCGATGATGCCGCTGAAGAATGACCGTGGCGAACTGCGCAAGCGCATGCAGGAGGCCTTGGCGCAATTGCTGGGGCAGTCGAAGGCGTTGCTGGAGCCTGGCAAGGTGGCCACCTTCGGCTTCTGCTTCGGTGGCTGCTGTGCCTTGGAACTGGCCCGTAGCGGCGCCGACCTGCGTGCGGCCGTGTCGTTCCACGGCACCCTGGACACGCCGAATCCTGAAGATGCCAAGCGCATCAAGGGCTCGGTGCTGGTGTTGCATGGTGCCTCCGATCCATTGGTGCCTAAAGAGCAGCTGCCGGCATTCGAAGACGAGATGAACGCGGCCAAGGTGGACTGGCAGTTGCTCAGTTACGGCGGCGCGGTGCACTCGTTTACCGACCCGAATGCCAATATGCCGGGCAAGATGCAGTATGACCGGCGCACTTCCGAGCGAGCGTTTCGTTCGATGCATAATCTGCTGAGTGAAGTGTTCCAGCGTTGA
- a CDS encoding DUF599 domain-containing protein, producing the protein MNFIQSNLNNLLAIAWFALCWGGYTRYAIWKGRDTACLASVLHLYREDWMRRMLLRDNRIADASVIGNLERNASFFASSTLIILAGILTVLGASDRALSLLADLPLVQQTSQGMSEIKLLCLAMVFVYAFFTFSWCMRQYNFAAVLVGSAPMIGERLVNELERKAFASRAARVLSLAANQFNLGLRSYYFGMAMLSWFISPWLFMAMSVGVVLILYRREFHSDVLDVMVFTPTESVLSEPAKESSVVSN; encoded by the coding sequence ATGAACTTCATCCAAAGCAACCTCAACAACCTGCTGGCCATCGCCTGGTTCGCCCTGTGCTGGGGTGGCTATACCCGCTATGCGATCTGGAAGGGGCGCGACACCGCGTGCCTGGCCAGCGTGCTGCACTTGTACCGCGAAGACTGGATGCGCCGCATGCTGCTGCGCGACAACCGCATCGCCGATGCCAGCGTGATCGGTAACCTGGAGCGCAACGCTTCGTTCTTCGCCTCCAGCACCCTGATCATTCTGGCTGGCATCCTCACCGTGCTCGGTGCCTCCGACCGGGCACTGTCATTGCTGGCCGACCTGCCGCTGGTTCAGCAAACATCCCAGGGCATGTCGGAGATCAAGCTGCTGTGCCTGGCCATGGTATTTGTCTATGCCTTCTTCACGTTCAGCTGGTGCATGCGCCAATACAACTTTGCCGCCGTGCTGGTGGGCTCGGCGCCGATGATCGGCGAACGGCTGGTCAATGAGCTGGAGCGCAAGGCGTTCGCCTCCCGCGCGGCACGGGTATTGTCGTTGGCGGCTAACCAGTTCAACCTGGGGCTGCGTTCGTATTACTTCGGCATGGCCATGTTGAGCTGGTTTATCAGCCCATGGTTGTTCATGGCGATGAGTGTGGGAGTAGTGCTGATTCTGTACCGTCGAGAGTTCCATTCGGATGTACTCGATGTGATGGTGTTCACACCGACCGAAAGTGTACTGTCGGAGCCGGCCAAGGAAAGCTCGGTTGTTTCCAACTGA
- a CDS encoding PaaI family thioesterase, translated as MSDSTLMAMAERFLSALKHCQLLQMRVAQADGDGMTLVLPWSPAIVGNPQTGAVHGGALTTLMDTTCGMATLCVLPRFEVCPTLDLRIDYMHPAEAGKDIYGHAQCYRVTRDVIFTRGTAYQDDPDQPICQVVGTFMRLGQEIKGGIRFGDSLKEGKA; from the coding sequence ATGAGCGATTCAACCTTGATGGCAATGGCCGAGCGCTTTCTCTCGGCGTTAAAACATTGTCAGCTGTTGCAGATGCGCGTGGCGCAGGCTGATGGCGATGGCATGACCCTGGTCCTGCCGTGGTCGCCGGCGATTGTCGGCAACCCGCAAACCGGTGCCGTGCACGGCGGTGCGCTGACCACGCTGATGGACACCACCTGTGGCATGGCCACATTGTGTGTGCTGCCGCGCTTCGAAGTGTGCCCGACGTTGGACCTGCGTATCGACTACATGCACCCGGCTGAGGCCGGCAAGGACATCTATGGCCACGCCCAGTGCTACCGTGTTACCCGCGACGTGATCTTCACCCGTGGCACCGCCTACCAGGACGACCCCGACCAGCCCATCTGCCAGGTGGTGGGCACGTTCATGCGCCTGGGCCAGGAAATCAAGGGCGGCATCCGTTTCGGCGACAGTCTGAAGGAGGGCAAGGCATGA
- a CDS encoding pirin family protein gives MSSPLVIHPRAETVEGQPILRPLPSAQCRSVGPFVFFDHMLETDYAPGHGMDIRQHPHIGLSTLTYLFEGAILHKDSLGSAQRVLPGDVSWMTAGSGIAHVERTPEDALAHGSRLHGLQVWLASPREFEQGPASYSHHPAASLPVSDSLGVRICMIAGSGFCLASPVPVLSPTLYAHVRMQPATTLLVPTEHVQRALYVLDGELMMNDEDVEPCSLVVLPEGEEVTLYAEGECQLVLIGGAPLDGPRRMNWNFVASDPELIERARARWAAGDWPVVPGEHSRIELPR, from the coding sequence ATGAGCAGCCCACTGGTCATCCACCCCCGAGCCGAGACGGTCGAGGGCCAGCCGATCCTGCGCCCGCTGCCGTCAGCCCAGTGCCGCAGCGTCGGCCCGTTCGTGTTCTTCGACCACATGCTCGAAACAGACTATGCCCCGGGGCATGGCATGGACATCCGCCAGCATCCGCATATCGGCTTGTCGACGCTGACCTACCTGTTCGAAGGTGCAATCCTGCACAAGGACAGCCTCGGCTCGGCGCAGCGGGTGCTGCCCGGTGATGTCAGCTGGATGACCGCAGGCAGCGGCATCGCCCATGTCGAGCGCACCCCGGAAGATGCCCTGGCCCATGGTTCACGCCTGCATGGGCTGCAGGTATGGCTGGCATCGCCACGCGAGTTTGAGCAAGGCCCGGCAAGCTACAGCCATCACCCCGCCGCGAGCTTGCCCGTCAGTGACAGCCTGGGTGTGCGTATCTGCATGATTGCTGGCAGCGGGTTCTGCCTGGCGTCACCGGTGCCGGTGCTGTCCCCTACCCTTTATGCGCATGTCCGGATGCAACCGGCGACCACCTTGCTGGTACCGACCGAGCATGTGCAGCGAGCGCTGTACGTACTCGATGGTGAGTTGATGATGAACGATGAAGACGTGGAGCCGTGCAGCCTGGTGGTACTGCCGGAAGGGGAAGAGGTGACGTTGTATGCGGAGGGTGAATGCCAATTGGTACTGATTGGCGGCGCACCGCTGGATGGGCCGCGTCGGATGAACTGGAATTTCGTGGCCAGCGACCCGGAACTGATCGAGCGGGCCCGGGCCAGGTGGGCTGCGGGGGATTGGCCGGTGGTGCCGGGGGAACATTCGAGGATCGAGTTACCTCGGTGA
- the fabA gene encoding 3-hydroxyacyl-[acyl-carrier-protein] dehydratase FabA, whose product MTKQHAFTREDLLRCSRGELFGPGNAQLPAPNMLMVDRITHISEEGGKYGKGELVAELDINPDLWFFACHFEGDPVMPGCLGLDAMWQLVGFFLGWQGLPGRGRALGSGEVKFFGQVLPEAKKVTYNIHIKRVLKGKLNMAIADGSVSVDGREIYTAEGLRVGVFTSTDNF is encoded by the coding sequence ATGACCAAACAACACGCCTTTACTCGGGAAGACCTGCTGCGCTGCAGTCGCGGTGAGCTGTTCGGCCCAGGTAATGCGCAACTGCCCGCGCCGAACATGCTGATGGTCGATCGCATCACCCATATCAGCGAAGAAGGCGGCAAGTACGGCAAAGGTGAATTGGTCGCCGAGCTGGATATCAACCCGGACCTGTGGTTCTTCGCCTGCCATTTCGAAGGCGATCCGGTAATGCCGGGCTGCCTGGGCCTCGACGCCATGTGGCAGCTGGTTGGCTTCTTCCTCGGCTGGCAGGGCCTGCCGGGCCGTGGCCGCGCCCTGGGTTCGGGCGAGGTGAAATTCTTTGGCCAGGTACTGCCTGAAGCCAAGAAAGTCACGTACAACATTCACATCAAGCGCGTCCTGAAGGGCAAGCTGAACATGGCCATCGCCGATGGTTCGGTCAGCGTCGACGGCCGCGAGATCTACACTGCCGAAGGCCTGCGGGTCGGCGTGTTCACCTCCACTGACAATTTCTAA
- the htpG gene encoding molecular chaperone HtpG, with protein MTVETQKETLGFQTEVKQLLHLMIHSLYSNKEIFLRELISNASDAADKLRFEALAKPELFEGDADLKIRLSFDKDAGTVTLEDNGIGMSREDVIAHLGTIAKSGTADFMKNLTGDQKKDSHLIGQFGVGFYSAFIVADKVDVYSRRAGQPAAEGVHWSSKGEGEFEVATIDKPQRGTRIVLHLKKDEQEFADGWRLRNVVKKYSDHIALPIQLPKEQAATEGEEQPAEEWETVNRASALWTRSRTEVKDEEYQEFYKHIGHDFENPLAWSHNKVEGKLEYNSLLYVPARAPFDLYQREAPRGLKLYVQRVFIMDQAESFLPLYLRFIKGVVDSNDLSLNVSREILQKDPIIDSMKTALTKRVLDMLEKLAKNEPEKYKGFWKNFGQVLKEGPAEDFANKEKIAGLLRFASTQDDSGEQSVALADYLARAKEGQDKIYYLTGESYAQVKNSPHLEVFRKKGIEVLLLTDRIDEWLMSYLNEFDGKAFVDIARGDLDLGKLDSEEDKKAQEEVAKDKEGLVERLKGALGDSVAEVRVSHRLTDSPAILAIGEQDLGLQMRQILEASGQKVPESKPIFEFNPSHPLIEKLDHEQSEDRFAELSHILFDQAALAAGDSLKDPAAYVRRLNKLLVELSA; from the coding sequence ATGACTGTGGAAACACAAAAGGAAACGCTGGGCTTCCAGACCGAGGTGAAGCAACTGCTGCACCTCATGATTCACTCGCTGTACTCGAACAAGGAAATCTTCCTGCGGGAGCTGATTTCCAACGCTTCCGACGCCGCCGACAAGCTGCGTTTCGAAGCCCTGGCCAAGCCAGAGCTGTTCGAGGGCGATGCTGACCTGAAGATTCGCCTGAGCTTCGACAAGGACGCCGGTACCGTGACCCTCGAGGACAACGGCATCGGCATGAGCCGCGAAGACGTCATTGCCCACCTGGGCACCATCGCCAAGTCCGGTACTGCCGACTTCATGAAGAACCTCACCGGTGACCAGAAGAAGGACTCGCACCTGATCGGTCAGTTCGGCGTGGGCTTCTACTCCGCGTTCATCGTTGCCGACAAGGTCGACGTGTACAGCCGCCGTGCCGGCCAGCCAGCGGCCGAAGGTGTGCACTGGTCGTCGAAAGGCGAGGGCGAATTCGAAGTCGCCACCATCGACAAACCACAGCGCGGTACCCGTATCGTCCTGCACCTGAAGAAGGACGAGCAGGAGTTCGCCGATGGCTGGCGCCTGCGCAACGTGGTCAAGAAATACTCCGACCACATCGCCCTGCCGATTCAACTGCCGAAAGAGCAGGCCGCCACCGAAGGTGAAGAGCAGCCGGCCGAAGAGTGGGAAACCGTCAACCGCGCCAGCGCCCTGTGGACCCGTTCGCGCACCGAAGTGAAGGACGAGGAGTACCAGGAGTTCTACAAGCACATCGGCCATGACTTCGAAAACCCGCTGGCCTGGAGCCACAACAAGGTCGAAGGCAAGCTCGAATACAACTCGCTGCTGTACGTGCCGGCCCGTGCGCCGTTCGACCTGTACCAGCGCGAAGCGCCGCGCGGCCTGAAGCTGTACGTGCAGCGTGTGTTCATCATGGACCAGGCCGAGTCGTTCCTGCCGCTGTACCTGCGCTTCATCAAGGGTGTGGTTGATTCCAATGACCTGTCGCTGAACGTGTCGCGTGAAATCCTGCAGAAAGACCCGATCATCGATTCGATGAAGACCGCGCTGACCAAGCGTGTGCTGGACATGCTGGAGAAGCTGGCGAAGAACGAACCCGAGAAATACAAGGGCTTCTGGAAAAACTTCGGTCAGGTGCTGAAAGAGGGCCCGGCCGAAGACTTCGCCAACAAGGAGAAAATCGCCGGTCTGCTGCGCTTTGCGTCCACCCAGGACGACAGCGGCGAGCAGAGCGTCGCCCTGGCCGACTACCTGGCCCGCGCCAAGGAAGGTCAGGACAAGATCTACTATCTCACCGGCGAGTCGTACGCGCAGGTCAAGAACAGCCCGCACCTGGAAGTCTTCCGCAAGAAAGGCATCGAAGTGCTGCTGCTCACTGATCGCATCGACGAGTGGCTGATGAGCTACCTCAACGAATTCGACGGCAAGGCCTTTGTCGATATTGCCCGTGGCGACCTGGACCTGGGCAAGCTGGATTCGGAAGAAGACAAGAAAGCCCAGGAAGAAGTCGCCAAGGACAAGGAAGGTTTGGTCGAGCGACTGAAAGGTGCGCTGGGTGACAGCGTGGCCGAAGTGCGCGTCTCGCACCGCCTGACCGACTCGCCGGCGATCCTGGCCATTGGCGAGCAGGACCTGGGCCTGCAGATGCGCCAGATCCTGGAAGCCAGCGGGCAGAAAGTGCCGGAGTCCAAGCCGATCTTCGAGTTCAACCCGAGCCACCCGCTGATCGAGAAGCTGGATCACGAGCAGAGCGAAGACCGTTTCGCCGAGCTGTCGCACATCCTGTTCGATCAGGCGGCCCTGGCGGCCGGTGACAGCCTGAAGGACCCGGCGGCTTACGTTCGTCGCCTGAACAAGCTACTGGTCGAGCTGTCTGCTTGA